The Aspergillus luchuensis IFO 4308 DNA, chromosome 4, nearly complete sequence DNA window GTCCACCCAGTGCGGATCACGAGGACGTCCCCTGGTCTGAAAGTGACCTGTTGCTCACGGGCAATGTCCAACAGCTCGTTTAGGCGAATGGGCTGGTTGGTAAAGGGTCGGAGCTCAAACCCCTTTTTAAGCGCATATTCATACCAGTCGAGAAGAACCCCCCGGGTGACAATCGGTTTCTGAGCCATATCTAGAAAGCCCAGGCTCATTAGTTCTGTGTTCCGTTCGCGGCCCCTTGGTATATTTCTACTTATTTACTTACTTTGTATACCAAGTTTCTTTGTGGAGGCTATCTCACCCTGAAGCACCCCATTGTAGAATTGCTTCGTCTCGGTGTAGGGATAGTGGCGCAGTCCATCCCAGTGGCTGGAACTCTGAGTGTTGAAATCCAACTAATCTTCTTGTCAGTAATTCTGCAGATTTCTCATTTTTATAGTCATTGGTAGGGgtagaaggagagaaggaaagctCACTCACTTCATCGTCGTTTGCGAAGCCTTTAGCGATCAAATTATGTGCACACGGCTTTCGGCGAGGGTTCATTGGCTTGAGTGGTACGTTTAAGGGGAGACTGCGCAATCATGTGTTAACGTTCCACTACACACAAACACGCAGAGTCGCTATACTTGAGATTGACGACGCGACCTAGCTTGGCTTCGTGCAAAGCTAACTGGGTGACCTCGTTCGTAATCAGATTGAGCGTGCCCAGTTCGTCGTCCGGTCCCCAAAGCCCCCAAGCGGATCCTTTGGGATCTCCCGAGCGCAGGGGCAGCTCGTCAAAGCCTGGAAGACGCAGTTCAGAAGCCGGGTCGCGCGTCATGATAGGCGGCTCTTTAGGGAGAAATCAGTCACAAGCAGAATTGATGTGGGATGCTCtgaggcggaagaagagagactCTGATGAAAAATCCAAAATCCAATGACAAGTGGGTGCATAAAAGTTGAAGCCAAGTCAACTACTTGGGAGTATATTGTCTCCGATTTGACAGCAGCACTTGTGCTCGGTAGGGTTCGGCATGTTGCCGTCTGAGCACAGCGGGGTCTCGGTAAGATGCCGAAGCTGCGGTCGTCCCAATACATAATAAAGGCACGGACCCAGAAGATTTTCGATTATGGCAAGGACAGAATAGACCACGGGACTCCGAAATCATGGCAGAGTTCAGTATTCTGACCCCTAATGCCATGCTTGGCTATGGCTACAAACTCGAGCATTTCTGGTACGGCGTTGAGCAATACTCCCCAAAAGCCATTATCGTCGACAGTGGCTCTACCGATGGCGGCCCCTACAAATTGGGCTTGAATAAGATGACCTGCGGTCGCGACTCATATGTCCGCGATCTAACTCCTATTCTGCAAGCCTGTTTTCACAAGAAGATTCAAGTACTCATTGGATCCGTGGGCGGAGATGGTAGTAATAAGCACGTCCAGGAAATGTTCGAGATTATTCGGGAAATCGCCGCCCACGAGGGATTATCTTTCAAAGTGGCGACCATCAATGCAGGATTCCGACGGGATCTACTTACACATCGCATCGTCAACAACATGGTGTCACCCTGCGGTCCCGTGGAAGAACTGACGGTTGAAAGTGTTGATCGTGCCATTGACCTCGTCGCCCAGA harbors:
- a CDS encoding uncharacterized protein (COG:S;~EggNog:ENOG410PJSU;~InterPro:IPR007325,IPR037175;~PFAM:PF04199;~go_function: GO:0004061 - arylformamidase activity [Evidence IEA];~go_process: GO:0019441 - tryptophan catabolic process to kynurenine [Evidence IEA]), whose protein sequence is MTRDPASELRLPGFDELPLRSGDPKGSAWGLWGPDDELGTLNLITNEVTQLALHEAKLGRVVNLNLPLNVPLKPMNPRRKPCAHNLIAKGFANDDELDFNTQSSSHWDGLRHYPYTETKQFYNGVLQGEIASTKKLGIQNMAQKPIVTRGVLLDWYEYALKKGFELRPFTNQPIRLNELLDIAREQQVTFRPGDVLVIRTGWTDAYSKLTDEEKRHLGGRDDRASCGVEATEAAIRWHWENGFAAVASDTVAYEAWPSPKPWGVCMHEVFLSGWGMPIGECWDLEELSQTCRELGRWTFLLTSQPLNLPGGVASPPNACAVF
- a CDS encoding uncharacterized protein (COG:I;~EggNog:ENOG410PG69), whose protein sequence is MAEFSILTPNAMLGYGYKLEHFWYGVEQYSPKAIIVDSGSTDGGPYKLGLNKMTCGRDSYVRDLTPILQACFHKKIQVLIGSVGGDGSNKHVQEMFEIIREIAAHEGLSFKVATINAGFRRDLLTHRIVNNMVSPCGPVEELTVESVDRAIDLVAQMGAEPYVHPLPRVFPAHQVPRPTASRRP